A single region of the Hypanus sabinus isolate sHypSab1 chromosome 21, sHypSab1.hap1, whole genome shotgun sequence genome encodes:
- the slc29a3 gene encoding equilibrative nucleoside transporter 3: MEIQDTYCTFPSSQISEEDPLISRPMVRSHFCKPPPDTFNAVYGIFFILGIGSLLPWNFFCTAKHYWLYKLGNGTDSHQQNDLSSYFESYLSIASTVPAIVFLIINYLLVDKISAKVRVLSSLLVMLIIFCVTTVLVKVDTSTWTYGFFGLTMSCVAIVSGASNVFLGSVFGEVGRFPMRNAQALISGQAMGGTISAVASIVDLAAAGSILDSALAYFITADIFLVICIIIYLLLPTIPYSNYYLKNLNERTQHLGDENGSIQSSETNSFRESVRSDSLSSDASVPSQLGLILRKTAALGFSVFYTFFISIIIFPSISSNIQSVSNKSNNIWTTKYFVPLISFLLYNFADWTGRQVTAWIQIPGPKSKFLPILVVLRTLLLPLFILCNYQPREHLRLMLFAQDFYPVIFILILGFTNGYLGTLPMIYGPKIVSKELSEHTGIVMSFFLSLGLAIGSAFSVLVVHLI; this comes from the exons ATGGAAATTCAAGatacttactgtacattcccaagctCGCAAATATCAGAAGAGGATCCCCTAATTTCAAGGCCAATGGTTAGGAGCCATTTCTGCAAGCCACCTCCAGATACCTTCAACGCTGTATATGGGATTTTCTTCATCCTTGGTATTGGCTCACTACTGCCTTGGAATTTCTTCTGCACTGCCAAGCATTATTGGTTGTATAAACTGGGCAATGGCACAGATTCTCACCAGCAGAATGACCTCAGT AGTTACTTTGAAAGTTATCTTTCGATTGCATCAACCGTGCCTGCTATAGTGTTCCTGATCATCAACTACCTCCTGGTGGACAA AATTTCTGCTAAGGTTCGAGTGCTGTCATCACTGCTCGTCATGCTTATTATATTCTGCGTCACCACAGTTCTGGTCAAAGTGGACACTTCTACATGGACTTATGGGTTCTTTGGTCTGACTATGAGCTGTGTGGCCATTGTCAGTGGAGCTTCAAATGTGTTTCTGGGAAGTGTGTTTGGAGAGGTTGGAAGATTTCCCATGAGAAATGCCCAGGCTTTGATTTCTG GGCAAGCCATGGGTGGAACAATTAGTGCAGTTGCTTCAATAGTTGACCTGGCTGCGGCTGGTTCTATTTTGGACAGTGCACTGGCCTATTTTATTACTGCCGATATCTTCCTTGTGATCTGCATCATTATCTACTTGCTGTTGCCTACCATCCCATATTCCAA CTACTATCTGAAGAATCTGAATGAAAGAACGCAACATCTCGGAGATGAAAATGGCAGCATACAGAGCAGTGAAACCAACTCGTTTAGAGAGTCTGTCAGGAGTGACTCCCTGTCCAGCGATGCCTCTGTGCCTTCTCAACTGGGACTAATCCTCAGAAAGACTGCAGCCCTGGGCTTCAGTGTGTTTTACACCTTTTTCATTTCCATTATTATTTTCCCATCCATCTCTTCCAATATCCAGTCAGTCTCAAATAAATCAAACAACATATGGACCACCAAGTACTTTGTACCTCTGATCAGCTTCCTCTTATATAACTTCGCAGACTGGACTGGTCGACAGGTAACTGCCTGGATCCAAATCCCAGGACCAAAGAGTAAATTTCTTCCCATCCTGGTGGTGTTGCGAACACTGCTCCTGCCCTTGTTTATACTCTGTAATTACCAGCCCCGAGAACACTTACGCCTGATGTTGTTTGCTCAGGATTTTTATCCAGTTATCTTCATCTTAATTTTAGGCTTCACCAATGGCTACTTGGGAACTCTGCCAATGATTTATGGACCAAAGATTGTGTCAAAAGAATTATCTGAACATACTGGAATTGTGATGTCCTTTTTCCTTTCTCTGGGTCTAGCTATTGGTTCTGCCTTCTCTGTTCTTGTTGTTCATCTGATTTAG